A genomic region of Solanum dulcamara chromosome 2, daSolDulc1.2, whole genome shotgun sequence contains the following coding sequences:
- the LOC129877602 gene encoding probable trehalose-phosphate phosphatase H isoform X2, with protein sequence MFSVEVTKPPPPPPPPPPPGSCINNYSRKTLVEINGDPRIIKSWVDTMRASSPTHNQMSKNLYEDKTSWMVHHPSAVDMFEDIISVSKGKKIVIFLDYDGTLSPIVDDPDQAFMSDPMRGTVRKLARYFPTAIVSGRCRDKVYNFVQLAELYYAGSHGMDIEGPSKGSKYSKKGAQAVLFQPASKFLPMIFEVYKELLDKTKSTEGVRVENNKFCVSMHFRCVDEKKWGELAQEVRSVLKEYPKLKLCLGRKVLEIRPIIKWDKGKAIEFLLQSLGYAKCNDVFPIYIGDDQTDEDAFKVLRERGQGLGILVSKTPKDTHASYSLQEPSEVMKFLLLLVEWRRLSLRRHSRIQKQLEDKKASLNY encoded by the exons ATGTTCTCGGTGGAAGTGACGAAACCGCCTCCGCCTCCGCCACCGCCACCGCCGCCGGGAAGTTGCATCAATAATTATTCAAGAAAGACACTTGTTGAAATAAATGGTGATCCAAGAATAATTAAATCTTGGGTTGATACAATGAGAGCTTCTTCTCCTACTCATAATCAAATGTCCAAAAATCTCTATGAAGACAAGACTTCTTGGATG GTGCATCATCCATCAGCAGTTGACATGTTTGAAGATATAATAAGTGTTTCTAAAGGGAagaaaattgtaatttttttagacTATGATGGAACCCTTTCTCCCATTGTTGATGATCCTGATCAAGCTTTTATGTCTGATCCT ATGAGAGGAACAGTAAGAAAGCTTGCTAGATATTTCCCTACTGCTATAGTTAGTGGGAGGTGTAGAGACAAG GTATACAATTTTGTACAATTGGCAGAGTTGTACTATGCTGGAAGCCATGGGATGGATATAGAAGGACCATCAAAAGGTTCTAAATATAGTAAGAAA GGAGCTCAAGCTGTTCTTTTCCAACCAGCAAGTAAATTTCTTCCAATGATTTTTGAG GTTTACAAAGAATTGTTGGACAAAACAAAGTCTACTGAAGGTGTTAGAGTGGAGAATAACAAGTTTTGTGTCTCTATGCATTTCCGTTGCGTTGATGAAAAG AAATGGGGTGAATTAGCACAAGAAGTAAGGTCAGTGCTAAAAGAATATCCAAAGCTTAAATTATGCCTAGGAAGAAAAGTATTAGAGATCCGTCCTATTATTAAATGGGACAAAGGAAAAGCTATTGAATTTTTGCTTCAATCACTTG GATATGCTAAATGTAATGATGTCTTTCCTATTTATATTGGTGATGACCAAACAGATGAAGATGCTTTCAag GTGCTTAGAGAAAGAGGGCAAGGTTTAGGCATTCTTGTCTCAAAAACTCCAAAAGACACACATGCATCTTATTCTTTACAAGAACCTTCTGAG GTTATGAAATTTCTACTACTCTTAGTAGAGTGGAGAAGATTGTCTTTAAGGAGACATTCTAGGATCCAAAAACAACTTGAGGACAAAAAAGCATCTCTAAATTACTGA
- the LOC129877602 gene encoding probable trehalose-phosphate phosphatase H isoform X1 encodes MTKQNLSDPKFSIDPAMFSVEVTKPPPPPPPPPPPGSCINNYSRKTLVEINGDPRIIKSWVDTMRASSPTHNQMSKNLYEDKTSWMVHHPSAVDMFEDIISVSKGKKIVIFLDYDGTLSPIVDDPDQAFMSDPMRGTVRKLARYFPTAIVSGRCRDKVYNFVQLAELYYAGSHGMDIEGPSKGSKYSKKGAQAVLFQPASKFLPMIFEVYKELLDKTKSTEGVRVENNKFCVSMHFRCVDEKKWGELAQEVRSVLKEYPKLKLCLGRKVLEIRPIIKWDKGKAIEFLLQSLGYAKCNDVFPIYIGDDQTDEDAFKVLRERGQGLGILVSKTPKDTHASYSLQEPSEVMKFLLLLVEWRRLSLRRHSRIQKQLEDKKASLNY; translated from the exons ATGACTAAACAGAATTTGTCCGATCCTAAATTCAGTATCGACCCTGCCATGTTCTCGGTGGAAGTGACGAAACCGCCTCCGCCTCCGCCACCGCCACCGCCGCCGGGAAGTTGCATCAATAATTATTCAAGAAAGACACTTGTTGAAATAAATGGTGATCCAAGAATAATTAAATCTTGGGTTGATACAATGAGAGCTTCTTCTCCTACTCATAATCAAATGTCCAAAAATCTCTATGAAGACAAGACTTCTTGGATG GTGCATCATCCATCAGCAGTTGACATGTTTGAAGATATAATAAGTGTTTCTAAAGGGAagaaaattgtaatttttttagacTATGATGGAACCCTTTCTCCCATTGTTGATGATCCTGATCAAGCTTTTATGTCTGATCCT ATGAGAGGAACAGTAAGAAAGCTTGCTAGATATTTCCCTACTGCTATAGTTAGTGGGAGGTGTAGAGACAAG GTATACAATTTTGTACAATTGGCAGAGTTGTACTATGCTGGAAGCCATGGGATGGATATAGAAGGACCATCAAAAGGTTCTAAATATAGTAAGAAA GGAGCTCAAGCTGTTCTTTTCCAACCAGCAAGTAAATTTCTTCCAATGATTTTTGAG GTTTACAAAGAATTGTTGGACAAAACAAAGTCTACTGAAGGTGTTAGAGTGGAGAATAACAAGTTTTGTGTCTCTATGCATTTCCGTTGCGTTGATGAAAAG AAATGGGGTGAATTAGCACAAGAAGTAAGGTCAGTGCTAAAAGAATATCCAAAGCTTAAATTATGCCTAGGAAGAAAAGTATTAGAGATCCGTCCTATTATTAAATGGGACAAAGGAAAAGCTATTGAATTTTTGCTTCAATCACTTG GATATGCTAAATGTAATGATGTCTTTCCTATTTATATTGGTGATGACCAAACAGATGAAGATGCTTTCAag GTGCTTAGAGAAAGAGGGCAAGGTTTAGGCATTCTTGTCTCAAAAACTCCAAAAGACACACATGCATCTTATTCTTTACAAGAACCTTCTGAG GTTATGAAATTTCTACTACTCTTAGTAGAGTGGAGAAGATTGTCTTTAAGGAGACATTCTAGGATCCAAAAACAACTTGAGGACAAAAAAGCATCTCTAAATTACTGA
- the LOC129877624 gene encoding NDR1/HIN1-like protein 13 — protein sequence MEGRTPPTENRKNSIKLSSATSLRLASPPGRSSDTFVVQIPKDQVYRVPPPENAKIVENHTPNDNVQSKRKIGRRCCWILLGLLIFGIIIGVTIAIIHMLYIPKCPNFSIVGVNFKNVTDPNSRGHGQKNQQQEHPKFEFDLKVSNVNERMDVSFGDGKTNFVFKKQDIGQGKYPSNSQRASGSNNVHFNLDVGSNGKLPSDLLKTLEDDKKKIVIMSLMIHVPMEIKSWVKNLKKDLTITCDFDVEDLTKKAKIMPNECITDF from the coding sequence ATGGAAGGGCGGACCCCACCTACCGAGAATAGGAAAAACAGCATTAAACTTTCTTCGGCAACATCCCTCCGGTTAGCTTCCCCTCCCGGCCGATCATCAGATACATTCGTTGTCCAAATCCCTAAAGATCAAGTTTATCGTGTGCCACCACCAGAAAATGCAAAAATTGTGGAAAATCATACCCCTAATGATAATGTTCAAAGCAAGAGAAAAATTGGACGTCGTTGTTGTTGGATCTTATTAGGGCTATTAATATTTGGTATCATTATAGGTGTTACCATCGCGATTATTCACATGTTGTATATCCCTAAATGTCCTAATTTTTCCATCGTTGGTGTCAATTTCAAGAATGTAACGGACCCTAATAGTCGCGGCCATGGCcaaaaaaatcaacaacaagAACATCCAAAATTCGAGTTTGATTTGAAAGTCAGTAATGTAAATGAAAGAATGGATGTTTCATTTGGTGATGGGAAGACTAATTTTGTTTTCAAGAAACAAGATATAGGACAAGGGAAATATCCCTCAAATTCACAAAGAGCGTCGGGTTCAAATAATGTTCATTTTAATCTTGATGTTGGCTCAAATGGGAAATTGCCTAGTGATTTGTTGAAGACACTTGAAGATGACAAGAAGAAAATAGTAATAATGTCATTGATGATTCATGTGCCAATGGAAATCAAAAGTTGGGTTAAAAATTTGAAGAAAGATTTGACAATTACTTGTGATTTTGATGTGGAAGATTTGACAAAGAAAGCCAAGATTATGCCTAATGAGTGTATAACGGATTTCTAA
- the LOC129880830 gene encoding uncharacterized protein LOC129880830 produces MVELKNLRSNTLTLVLVNIAGIMEKADETLLPGVYKEVGEDLHADPTSLGSLTLFRSLVQCICYPLAAYLSARYNRAHVIALGAFLWSAATFLVAISANFTEIAISRGLNGIGLAIVTPAIQSLVADSTNESNRGTAFGWLQLTTNFGSSLGGLISVLLAETSFMGIPGWRISFHLVGMISVAVGILVCLLANDPRFVDSDGNAKDQPLPPPFQEEVRQLLKEAKDVMKVPSFQLLIAQGISGSFPWSALSFAPMWLELIGFSHKATALLWTLFNVAQSLGALFGGTMGDVLAKNLPNSGRIILAQISSGSAVPLAAILLLLLPYDPSTALMHGSVMFIMGLCVSWNAPATNNPIFAEIVPERARTSIYALDRSFESIISSFAPPLVGILAQHVFGFKPIPKGSTGSEEIVTDRHNAASLAKALYTAIGIPIAICCFFYSFLYCTYPRDRDRARLQQTEETGNAPSEERQALLENDEERLLSVS; encoded by the exons ATGGTGGAGCTCAAGAACCTAAGATCAAATACGTTGACTCTTGTATTGGTGAATATTGCTGGTATAATGGAGAAAGCTGATGAGACATTGTTGCCTGGTGTTTATAAAGAAGTTGGAGAGGACTTGCATGCTGACCCAACTAGTCTTGGTTCTCTTACTCTCTTCAGATCATTAGTTCAATGTATTTGTTACCCATTAGCTGCCTATCTTTCAGCTCGTTACAATAGAGCTCATGTCATTGCTCTTGGTGCTTTTCTTTGGTCTGCTGCTACTTTCCTTGTTGCCATCTCCGCTAACTTTACTGAG ATAGCAATTTCTAGAGGTTTGAATGGAATAGGACTTGCAATAGTCACTCCAGCAATCCAATCTCTAGTTGCTGACTCAACTAATGAAAGTAACCGGGGTACAGCTTTTGGATGGCTACAACTAACAACAAATTTTGGTTCCTCCCTTGGAGGGCTTATATCTGTGCTGTTAGCCGAAACATCATTCATGGGGATACCAGGCTGGAGAATCTCCTTCCATTTGGTTGGTATGATAAGTGTTGCTGTTGGAATTTTGGTCTGTCTCTTAGCCAACGATCCCCGTTTTGTTGACAGTGATGGCAATGCAAAAGATCAACCTCTACCGCCACCATTTCAAGAAGAAGTGAGACAACTGCTAAAAGAAGCAAAAGACGTTATGAAAGTACCCTCCTTTCAATTACTTATTGCCCAAGGGATTTCGGGGTCATTCCCGTGGTCGGCATTGTCATTTGCCCCTATGTGGTTGGAGCTTATTGGCTTCTCTCACAAGGCAACAGCCCTCCTCTGGACTTTGTTTAATGTTGCTCAGTCACTTGGTGCATTGTTTGGAGGTACAATGGGGGATGTCCTAGCCAAGAACTTGCCTAATTCTGGTAGAATTATTCTAGCTCAGATAAGCTCTGGTTCAGCAGTTCCTTTAGCTGCAATTCTGCTTCTGCTATTGCCTTATGATCCTTCAACAGCTCTGATGCATGGTTCAGTCATGTTTATCATGGGATTATGCGTATCGTGGAATGCCCCAGCAACTAACAA TCCAATATTTGCAGAGATTGTTCCAGAGAGAGCTCGAACAAGCATTTATGCTCTGGATCGttcttttgagtcaattatATCATCATTTGCTCCTCCACTGGTTGGCATTTTAGCTCAACACGTTTTTGGTTTTAAACCAATTCCAAAGGGATCAACAGGCTCAGAGGAAATTGTAACAGATAGACACAATGCTGCCTCACTAGCTAAGGCACTGTACACAGCAATAGGCATCCCAATTGCGATTTGCTGCTTCTTCTACTCCTTCCTCTATTGCACATATCCACGAGACAGGGATCGTGCCAGGTTGCAACAGACCGAAGAAACAGGCAATGCTCCATCTGAAGAACGACAAGCCTTGCTTGAGAACGATGAGGAAAGACTTCTTTCGGTTAGTTGA